Proteins encoded within one genomic window of Nordella sp. HKS 07:
- the rimM gene encoding ribosome maturation factor RimM (Essential for efficient processing of 16S rRNA), whose translation MVAPGAKVLAGVITAAHGIKGEVKLRSFTGDPEAIASYGPLITARGESLEIEKLRAQKEGFIAVLKGVRDRNRAETLKGAELFLERAQLPEPEGDEVYLADLIGVTAVSASGEKFGTVIAVPNYGAGDLLEIRRDGVKETVLVPFAEDYVPRIDLEKAELTLDLPETYLDDGVPDDQ comes from the coding sequence ATGGTCGCGCCCGGCGCTAAAGTGCTGGCCGGTGTCATTACGGCTGCGCATGGCATCAAGGGCGAGGTGAAGCTCAGGAGCTTCACCGGCGATCCCGAGGCGATCGCCTCCTATGGGCCTCTCATCACCGCGCGGGGCGAAAGCCTCGAGATCGAGAAGCTCAGAGCCCAGAAGGAAGGCTTCATCGCCGTCCTCAAGGGCGTGCGCGACCGCAACCGGGCCGAGACCCTGAAAGGGGCCGAGCTGTTTCTCGAGCGCGCGCAATTGCCGGAACCCGAGGGTGATGAGGTCTATCTGGCCGATCTCATCGGGGTGACGGCGGTGAGTGCCAGCGGCGAGAAATTCGGGACGGTGATCGCGGTGCCGAATTACGGCGCCGGCGATCTTCTCGAAATCCGCCGTGACGGCGTGAAAGAGACGGTCCTGGTGCCTTTCGCCGAAGACTATGTGCCGAGGATCGATCTCGAGAAGGCCGAGCTCACACTCGATCTGCCCGAGACCTATCTGGATGATGGCGTGCCCGACGACCAATGA
- a CDS encoding NAD(P)/FAD-dependent oxidoreductase: MTSAADVLIVGAGAAGLGAAKALIAQGKSVRVLEAQSRIGGRALTVSDKFGVPFDWGCAWLHAADRNPFFDEAIAQGATLQHHDLNLDRLYFGSRRATAVEMAKMFKADFELSSVLEHKTAKGDRLAELLEVSSIGAAAATYAGPMDFAQDTDEISVADLMSAADLDPNFLVREGFGAIVANWAKSIAVELDTPVKRLRWDGPGVVAETPRGEVSAKTAIVTVSTGVLAFGGLRFSPDLPLAQDEAIHNLPMGLLTKIPLEIKGDRLGLRPFEDVLIERHGHHDVYFLCFPFDCDLVVGFVGGDFAWELSAAGEAAAVDFAVQNLARTFGAGIEKQIGRTAMTDWGANPFTRGAYASARPGFAGARKSLMEPVGERIFFAGEALGGTLVQTCAGARLSGEAAALQVCRHLT, translated from the coding sequence ATGACGTCAGCAGCAGATGTCCTGATCGTGGGCGCCGGCGCCGCCGGCCTCGGCGCCGCCAAGGCGCTCATCGCCCAAGGCAAGAGCGTGCGCGTGCTCGAAGCGCAGAGCCGCATCGGCGGGCGGGCCCTGACCGTCAGCGACAAATTCGGCGTGCCCTTCGACTGGGGCTGCGCCTGGCTCCATGCCGCCGACCGCAATCCGTTCTTCGACGAGGCCATCGCGCAAGGCGCCACGCTGCAGCATCACGATCTCAATCTCGACCGGCTCTATTTTGGGTCGCGGCGCGCCACCGCGGTCGAGATGGCGAAGATGTTCAAGGCCGATTTCGAGCTTTCCTCTGTCCTCGAGCACAAGACCGCGAAGGGCGACAGGCTCGCCGAGCTGCTCGAGGTGAGCTCCATAGGCGCGGCGGCCGCGACCTATGCCGGGCCCATGGATTTTGCTCAGGATACGGATGAAATATCGGTGGCCGACCTCATGTCGGCGGCCGATCTCGATCCCAATTTCCTGGTGCGCGAAGGCTTCGGCGCCATCGTCGCCAATTGGGCGAAATCGATCGCGGTGGAGCTCGATACGCCGGTCAAGAGGCTGCGCTGGGACGGGCCCGGCGTCGTCGCCGAGACGCCGCGCGGCGAGGTGTCGGCCAAGACGGCGATCGTGACCGTGTCGACGGGTGTTCTGGCCTTCGGGGGATTGCGCTTTTCGCCGGATCTGCCCTTGGCGCAGGACGAGGCGATCCACAATCTGCCGATGGGGCTTCTCACCAAGATCCCGCTCGAGATCAAAGGCGACCGGCTGGGCCTCAGGCCCTTCGAGGACGTTCTCATCGAGCGCCACGGGCATCACGATGTCTATTTCCTGTGCTTCCCCTTCGACTGCGATCTGGTCGTCGGCTTCGTCGGCGGCGACTTCGCCTGGGAGCTGTCGGCGGCGGGAGAGGCCGCGGCGGTCGACTTCGCGGTGCAGAACCTGGCGCGCACCTTCGGCGCAGGCATCGAGAAGCAGATCGGGCGCACCGCCATGACCGACTGGGGCGCCAATCCCTTCACACGGGGCGCCTATGCGTCGGCGCGGCCCGGCTTCGCCGGGGCCCGCAAAAGCCTGATGGAACCGGTGGGCGAACGCATCTTCTTCGCCGGCGAGGCACTGGGGGGAACGCTTGTCCAGACCTGTGCCGGGGCCAGGCTCTCTGGCGAGGCGGCCGCTCTCCAGGTTTGCCGGCACCTAACATAG
- a CDS encoding bifunctional 2-polyprenyl-6-hydroxyphenol methylase/3-demethylubiquinol 3-O-methyltransferase UbiG — protein sequence MDKQSYFDANRKSWDERVAIHRRDETGFYDVQKVLDGGDKLNAIEASEIGDVKGLRIAHLQCHFGLDSICLARRGASVVGLDFSSAAVKEAGALATRLAVDAQFVEGNVYDARQLLSGDFDMVYVTWGAINWLPDIAQWAKVVASLLKSGGRLYLAESHPNVLPFDWVNGRVAPRFDWRTPKDVPISDETQNTYTGAADILVNKKVYEWQHPLSDIINGLIAAGMSLDWLHEHPALTWPLFPNMTAGEDGLYRLPADHAQLALSFSLQARKG from the coding sequence ATGGACAAGCAGAGTTATTTCGACGCCAACCGCAAGAGCTGGGACGAGCGCGTGGCGATTCATCGCCGCGATGAGACCGGCTTCTATGATGTGCAGAAGGTTCTCGATGGCGGCGACAAGCTCAATGCCATAGAGGCGTCAGAGATCGGCGATGTGAAAGGTCTGCGCATCGCGCATCTGCAATGCCATTTCGGCCTCGATTCGATCTGTCTTGCCAGGCGCGGCGCCTCGGTTGTCGGGCTCGATTTCTCATCGGCCGCCGTCAAGGAGGCCGGCGCGCTCGCCACGCGACTCGCCGTCGATGCGCAATTCGTCGAAGGCAATGTCTATGACGCGCGCCAGCTTCTCTCGGGCGACTTCGATATGGTCTATGTCACCTGGGGCGCTATCAACTGGCTGCCGGATATCGCGCAATGGGCCAAGGTCGTCGCCTCGCTCCTCAAGTCCGGCGGGCGGCTTTATCTTGCCGAAAGCCATCCGAATGTTCTTCCCTTCGACTGGGTCAACGGCCGCGTCGCGCCGCGCTTCGACTGGCGCACGCCCAAGGATGTGCCCATCAGCGACGAGACGCAAAACACCTATACCGGTGCCGCCGACATTCTCGTCAACAAGAAGGTCTATGAGTGGCAGCATCCGCTGTCCGACATCATCAACGGCCTCATCGCGGCGGGCATGAGCCTCGACTGGCTGCACGAGCATCCGGCGCTGACCTGGCCGCTCTTCCCCAATATGACGGCCGGTGAAGACGGGCTCTACCGCCTGCCCGCGGACCATGCGCAGCTGGCGCTTTCCTTCTCGCTCCAGGCGAGGAAGGGGTAG
- a CDS encoding NAD(P)-dependent oxidoreductase → MGHPDIAGRRLPKDAYAKNFSDLHPPLSTHEALVESDRCYFCYDAPCQQACPTSIDIPLFIRQIGAGNPNGAAETIFEQNILGGMCARVCPTETLCEEACVREKAEGKPVKIGLLQRYATDTLMRSKEHPFQRAAATGKKVAVIGAGPAGLACAHRLALHGHDVTIFEARKKSGGLNEYGIAAYKTVDGFAQDEVDFILGIGGIAIEHGKALGKQIGLETLRKDYDAVFLGMGLQGVNALNTRHEESDGVEDAVDYIAELRQAKDLGKLAVGRKVLVIGGGMTAIDIAVQSKLLGAEDVTILYRRGAEQMKASGFEQELAQTKGVKIKHWVMPRKVLVKDGQAIGLECEYTEEKKGRLQGTGETFKLAADMIFKAIGQTFVPEPMKEAIVLDGGRIKVDASRRTSLPDVWAGGDCAAGGQDLTVAAVDDGRRAAEAIHSYLSA, encoded by the coding sequence ATGGGCCATCCCGACATTGCGGGCCGGCGTCTGCCGAAAGACGCCTATGCGAAAAATTTCAGCGACCTGCATCCGCCGCTCAGCACGCATGAGGCTCTGGTCGAGAGCGACCGGTGCTATTTCTGCTACGACGCGCCTTGCCAGCAGGCTTGCCCAACCTCGATCGACATTCCGCTGTTCATCCGCCAGATCGGCGCCGGCAATCCGAACGGGGCCGCCGAGACGATCTTCGAGCAGAACATATTGGGCGGCATGTGCGCCCGCGTCTGCCCGACCGAAACCTTGTGCGAGGAAGCCTGCGTCCGTGAAAAAGCGGAAGGCAAGCCGGTCAAGATAGGCCTCCTGCAGCGCTATGCCACCGACACGCTGATGCGCTCCAAGGAGCATCCCTTCCAACGAGCGGCAGCGACGGGCAAGAAAGTGGCGGTTATCGGGGCGGGGCCGGCGGGCCTCGCTTGCGCTCACCGCCTGGCATTGCATGGCCATGACGTCACGATCTTCGAGGCGCGCAAGAAATCGGGCGGCCTCAACGAATATGGTATCGCGGCCTACAAGACCGTCGACGGCTTCGCTCAAGACGAAGTCGATTTCATCCTCGGTATCGGCGGCATCGCCATCGAGCACGGCAAGGCGCTGGGCAAGCAGATCGGGCTCGAGACCTTGCGCAAGGACTACGACGCCGTGTTCCTCGGCATGGGATTGCAGGGCGTCAACGCGCTCAACACGCGCCATGAGGAGAGCGATGGCGTCGAGGATGCGGTCGACTACATCGCTGAGCTTCGCCAGGCGAAAGACCTGGGCAAATTGGCGGTCGGGCGCAAGGTGCTGGTGATCGGCGGCGGCATGACCGCCATCGATATCGCGGTGCAGTCGAAGCTTCTGGGCGCCGAGGACGTCACCATTCTCTATCGGCGCGGCGCCGAGCAGATGAAGGCCTCCGGCTTCGAGCAGGAACTGGCGCAAACCAAGGGCGTCAAGATCAAGCATTGGGTGATGCCGAGGAAGGTTTTGGTCAAGGACGGCCAGGCCATCGGCCTCGAATGCGAATATACGGAAGAGAAGAAGGGCAGGCTCCAGGGCACCGGCGAGACTTTCAAGCTCGCCGCCGACATGATCTTCAAGGCGATCGGCCAGACCTTCGTGCCGGAGCCGATGAAGGAGGCGATCGTGCTTGACGGCGGACGCATCAAGGTCGACGCTTCCCGCCGCACCAGCCTGCCCGATGTGTGGGCAGGCGGCGATTGCGCGGCAGGCGGACAGGACCTCACCGTCGCTGCCGTTGATGACGGCCGGCGCGCCGCTGAAGCGATCCATAGCTATTTGTCAGCCTAA
- the rpsP gene encoding 30S ribosomal protein S16, with translation MSLKIRLSRAGTKKRPYYHIVVADAASPRDGKFIDVVGAFNPMLGKTDENRVKLDAEKAAAWLKKGAQPTDRVLRFLDKAGLKKRDARNNPKKALPGKKRQEREKAAADAAAKAAEAAAASQS, from the coding sequence ATGTCCCTCAAGATCCGACTGTCGCGCGCCGGCACCAAGAAGCGGCCCTATTACCACATCGTGGTCGCCGATGCGGCCTCGCCGCGCGATGGCAAGTTCATCGACGTCGTCGGCGCCTTCAACCCGATGCTCGGCAAGACCGACGAGAATCGCGTGAAGCTCGACGCCGAGAAGGCCGCCGCCTGGTTGAAGAAGGGCGCCCAGCCGACCGACCGCGTGCTGCGCTTCCTCGACAAGGCCGGCCTCAAGAAGCGTGACGCCCGCAACAACCCGAAGAAGGCTCTGCCCGGCAAGAAGCGCCAGGAGCGCGAGAAGGCTGCCGCCGACGCCGCCGCCAAGGCCGCTGAAGCTGCCGCCGCGTCGCAGAGCTGA
- the ffh gene encoding signal recognition particle protein, which yields MFDTLQERLSGILDKLTGRGALSEADVDAAMREVRRALLEADVALDVVRGFIDKVREKAVGAEVVKSVTPGQMVVKIVHDAMVETLGSEGAALNLRASPPVPILMVGLQGSGKTTTTAKIAKRLQEREKRKVLMASLDTRRPAAQEQLAILGQQTGVETLPIVKGQTPVEIAKRAMSEARRGGFDVVMLDTAGRLHIDEELLAEAAAVRDIAKPNETLLVADALTGQDAVNLAKSFDEKIGITGIVLTRIDGDGRGGAALSMRAVTGKPIKLMGTGEKLDGLEDFHPQRIAGRILGMGDVVSLVERAAQTIDAEKAKRIAERMKKGAFDLEDLADQLRQLQKLGGMSGMMGLLPGMGKIKKQLEGADLDNSVLKRQMAIIGSMTKFEKRNPKVMNASRKKRVAAGSGTKVEEINRLLKMHIQMADMMKKMGGSKGLMSRMFGGKGAPDAAELEKMQAELAKMDPNAIPAELKDMMQGGALPDMPKLPAGLPGLGAGRLPGLGGLPGLGGPTFKGLPGLGKKK from the coding sequence ATGTTTGACACACTGCAAGAGCGGCTTTCCGGCATTCTCGACAAGCTCACCGGGCGCGGTGCGCTGTCGGAGGCCGATGTCGATGCGGCGATGCGCGAGGTCCGCCGGGCCTTGCTCGAAGCCGACGTGGCGCTGGATGTGGTGCGTGGCTTCATCGACAAGGTGAGGGAAAAGGCGGTCGGCGCCGAAGTGGTCAAATCGGTGACCCCCGGCCAGATGGTCGTCAAGATCGTCCATGATGCGATGGTCGAGACGCTGGGCTCGGAAGGTGCTGCACTCAATCTCAGGGCCTCGCCGCCGGTGCCGATCCTGATGGTGGGTTTGCAGGGTTCGGGCAAGACGACCACCACCGCCAAGATCGCCAAGCGCCTGCAGGAGCGCGAGAAGCGCAAAGTCCTGATGGCCTCGCTCGACACGCGGCGGCCCGCCGCGCAGGAACAGCTCGCCATTCTCGGCCAGCAGACGGGCGTCGAGACGCTCCCCATCGTCAAGGGCCAGACGCCGGTCGAGATCGCCAAGCGGGCGATGTCGGAAGCACGGCGCGGCGGCTTCGATGTGGTCATGCTCGACACCGCAGGCCGTCTCCATATCGATGAGGAGCTCCTGGCCGAAGCAGCCGCGGTGCGCGATATCGCCAAGCCGAACGAGACGCTGCTGGTCGCCGACGCGCTGACCGGACAGGACGCCGTCAATCTGGCGAAGAGCTTCGACGAGAAGATCGGCATCACCGGCATCGTGCTGACCCGTATCGACGGCGACGGCCGCGGCGGCGCCGCTCTGTCGATGCGCGCCGTCACCGGCAAGCCGATCAAGCTCATGGGCACCGGCGAGAAGCTCGACGGGCTCGAGGATTTCCACCCGCAGCGCATCGCCGGGCGCATTCTCGGCATGGGCGACGTGGTCAGCCTGGTCGAGCGCGCCGCGCAGACGATCGACGCCGAGAAGGCGAAGCGCATCGCCGAGCGGATGAAGAAGGGCGCCTTTGATCTCGAGGATCTCGCCGATCAGCTGCGCCAGCTGCAGAAGCTCGGCGGCATGTCGGGCATGATGGGATTGCTGCCCGGCATGGGCAAGATCAAGAAGCAGCTCGAAGGCGCCGATCTCGACAATTCGGTGCTGAAACGCCAGATGGCGATCATCGGATCGATGACGAAATTCGAGAAGCGCAACCCCAAGGTGATGAACGCGTCGCGCAAGAAGCGCGTGGCGGCGGGCTCGGGCACCAAGGTCGAGGAGATCAACCGGCTGCTCAAGATGCATATCCAGATGGCGGATATGATGAAGAAGATGGGCGGCAGCAAAGGCCTGATGAGCCGCATGTTCGGCGGCAAGGGCGCCCCCGACGCGGCGGAGCTCGAAAAGATGCAGGCCGAGCTCGCCAAGATGGATCCCAATGCGATCCCGGCCGAGCTGAAGGACATGATGCAGGGCGGGGCACTCCCCGACATGCCGAAGCTGCCGGCGGGCCTTCCGGGGCTCGGCGCGGGCAGACTTCCGGGTCTTGGCGGCCTGCCGGGCCTGGGCGGGCCCACCTTCAAAGGCTTGCCGGGACTGGGCAAGAAGAAATGA
- the preA gene encoding NAD-dependent dihydropyrimidine dehydrogenase subunit PreA, whose protein sequence is MADLRSNFVGIKSPNPFWLASAPPTDKEYNVVRAFKAGWGGVVWKTLGEDPHIVNVNGPRYGAIHSGDRRLLGLNNIELITDRPLQTNLDEIKRVKRDWPDRAMIVSLMVPCEEQNWAAILKRVEETACDGVELNFGCPHGMSERGMGSAVGQVPEYIEMVARWCKANTRMPVIVKLTPNITDVRKPARAAKQGGADAVSLINTINSIMSVNLDSFAPEPTIDGKGTHGGYCGPAVKPIALSMVSEIARDAETKGMPISGIGGITNWRDALEFILLGAGTAQVCTAAMTYGFKIVQEMISGLENWMDERGFTHLDELVGKAVPNVTDWQYLNLNYVAKAHIDQDKCIQCGRCYAACEDTSHQAISNAPKNGKRHFEVIEEECVACNLCVEVCPVESCITMVQMTEGTDPRTGKKIDPKYANWTTHPNNPAAKMAAE, encoded by the coding sequence ATGGCAGACCTCCGCAGCAATTTCGTCGGCATCAAGTCGCCGAACCCGTTCTGGCTCGCCTCGGCGCCGCCGACGGATAAAGAATACAATGTGGTCCGCGCGTTCAAGGCGGGCTGGGGCGGCGTCGTGTGGAAGACGCTGGGCGAGGACCCGCATATCGTCAATGTGAACGGCCCGCGTTATGGCGCCATCCATTCGGGCGACCGGCGGCTGCTCGGCCTCAACAACATCGAACTGATCACCGACCGGCCGCTGCAGACCAATCTCGACGAGATCAAGCGCGTCAAGCGCGACTGGCCGGACCGCGCCATGATCGTCTCGCTGATGGTGCCCTGCGAGGAACAGAACTGGGCGGCTATCCTGAAGCGCGTCGAGGAGACGGCGTGCGACGGCGTCGAGCTCAATTTCGGCTGTCCGCATGGCATGTCGGAACGCGGCATGGGTTCGGCGGTCGGGCAGGTGCCGGAATATATCGAGATGGTGGCGCGCTGGTGCAAGGCCAATACGCGCATGCCGGTGATCGTCAAGCTCACCCCCAATATCACCGATGTCAGGAAGCCGGCGCGCGCGGCCAAGCAGGGCGGCGCCGACGCCGTGTCGCTGATCAACACGATCAATTCGATCATGAGCGTCAATCTCGACAGTTTCGCGCCGGAGCCGACGATCGACGGCAAGGGCACGCATGGCGGCTATTGCGGTCCGGCGGTGAAGCCGATCGCGCTCTCCATGGTGTCGGAGATCGCGCGCGACGCCGAGACGAAAGGCATGCCGATCTCCGGCATCGGCGGCATCACCAACTGGCGCGATGCGCTCGAATTCATCCTGCTCGGCGCCGGCACGGCGCAAGTCTGCACCGCCGCCATGACCTATGGCTTCAAGATCGTGCAGGAGATGATCTCAGGCCTCGAGAACTGGATGGACGAGCGCGGCTTCACGCATCTCGACGAACTCGTCGGCAAGGCGGTGCCCAATGTCACCGACTGGCAGTATCTCAATCTCAACTACGTCGCCAAGGCGCATATCGACCAGGACAAATGCATCCAGTGCGGGCGCTGCTATGCCGCCTGTGAGGACACCTCGCATCAGGCGATCTCGAATGCGCCCAAGAACGGCAAGCGCCATTTCGAAGTGATCGAAGAGGAGTGCGTGGCCTGCAATCTCTGCGTCGAGGTCTGCCCGGTCGAGAGCTGCATCACCATGGTGCAGATGACGGAAGGCACCGATCCGCGCACCGGCAAGAAGATCGATCCCAAATACGCCAACTGGACGACGCATCCAAATAATCCGGCGGCGAAGATGGCGGCGGAGTAG
- a CDS encoding GNAT family N-acetyltransferase, which yields MAHPEFETERLRLRQWRESDVDPLFDFYRDPQSVTVYDSGDVARSDVWRRVGLFIGHWQLRGYGPWALEDRASGKFAGQCGLWFPDGWGDPEIGWGIMPEFRGKGFASEAAERARAHGYRTLKLARLVSYIDPGNTASQRVAEKLGARREGEFLLKGKKHHVYLHNQY from the coding sequence ATGGCCCATCCCGAATTCGAGACAGAAAGGCTGCGCTTGCGCCAGTGGCGCGAAAGCGACGTCGATCCGCTCTTCGACTTCTATCGCGACCCGCAATCGGTCACTGTCTATGACAGCGGCGATGTCGCGCGCAGCGATGTCTGGCGCCGTGTCGGCCTCTTCATCGGCCATTGGCAATTGCGCGGCTACGGGCCATGGGCCCTCGAGGACCGCGCGAGCGGAAAATTCGCCGGGCAGTGCGGTCTATGGTTTCCCGACGGCTGGGGCGATCCGGAAATCGGCTGGGGTATCATGCCGGAATTCCGCGGCAAGGGCTTTGCCAGCGAAGCGGCTGAGCGCGCCCGCGCGCACGGCTATCGCACCCTCAAGCTTGCGCGTCTCGTCAGCTACATCGATCCCGGCAACACGGCCTCGCAGCGCGTCGCCGAGAAGCTTGGCGCCAGGAGGGAGGGTGAATTCCTCCTCAAAGGCAAAAAACACCACGTCTATCTGCATAACCAATACTGA
- the trmD gene encoding tRNA (guanosine(37)-N1)-methyltransferase TrmD gives MSWHATILTLFPEMFPGPLGTSLAGKALSGGIWSMEVRDIRSSATNRHRTVDDSPAGGGPGMVIKPDILAAAIDQAEHQGPRLLMSPRGERLTQGLVRHLAAGPGALIICGRFEGVDERVIERRQLREVSLGDFVLSGGEPAALALLDAVVRLLPGVMGDERSGFEESFEDGLLEQPQYTRPRSWEGLEIPEVLLSGDHKAMARWKKEQRERLTEIRRADLWQAYVQRKN, from the coding sequence ATGAGCTGGCACGCCACCATCCTGACGCTGTTCCCGGAGATGTTTCCGGGGCCGCTCGGCACCTCGCTCGCCGGCAAGGCGCTCAGCGGTGGCATCTGGTCGATGGAGGTGCGCGATATCCGCAGCTCCGCCACCAACCGGCACCGCACGGTGGACGATTCCCCGGCGGGCGGCGGGCCCGGCATGGTGATCAAGCCCGATATCCTCGCGGCGGCGATCGACCAGGCCGAACATCAGGGGCCGAGGCTTCTGATGAGCCCACGCGGCGAACGTCTTACGCAAGGGTTGGTCCGGCATCTGGCGGCGGGACCCGGGGCCCTCATCATCTGCGGCCGGTTCGAGGGCGTGGATGAAAGGGTGATCGAGCGGCGACAGCTGCGCGAGGTCTCGCTTGGGGATTTCGTCCTGTCGGGCGGCGAGCCGGCCGCGCTGGCGCTTTTGGACGCAGTGGTGAGGCTGTTGCCGGGCGTCATGGGCGATGAGCGGTCGGGTTTCGAGGAGAGCTTCGAGGACGGGCTCCTGGAGCAGCCGCAATATACTCGCCCACGGAGCTGGGAAGGCCTTGAGATTCCTGAGGTTTTACTCTCCGGCGACCATAAGGCGATGGCCCGCTGGAAGAAGGAGCAGCGGGAAAGGCTGACCGAGATACGCCGCGCCGATCTTTGGCAGGCTTATGTGCAGAGAAAGAATTGA
- a CDS encoding MFS transporter → MSGWLTDRVNRPLLLGTIYIVRSFSFLVLMQVGTSYEMLILFAFIYGIFDYSTVPPTASLAASHLGLKIMGLAMGLISGGHALGGALGSFMGGYLFDLFARYTEMWWAAFGTAVLAGIMVYFVKEDRSRRGLLLSPAN, encoded by the coding sequence CTGTCGGGCTGGCTCACCGACCGGGTCAACCGGCCGTTGCTTCTGGGCACCATCTATATTGTGCGCTCCTTCTCGTTCCTGGTCCTCATGCAGGTGGGCACGAGCTACGAGATGCTGATCCTCTTCGCCTTCATCTACGGCATTTTCGATTATTCGACGGTGCCGCCGACCGCCAGCCTCGCCGCCTCGCATCTGGGGCTCAAGATCATGGGCCTCGCCATGGGACTGATCAGCGGCGGCCATGCGCTGGGCGGCGCGCTCGGCTCCTTCATGGGCGGCTATCTGTTCGACCTCTTCGCCCGCTACACGGAAATGTGGTGGGCCGCCTTCGGCACCGCTGTGCTGGCCGGCATCATGGTCTATTTCGTGAAGGAGGACCGGTCGCGGAGAGGGCTGCTGCTGTCGCCGGCCAATTGA
- the rplS gene encoding 50S ribosomal protein L19 gives MNIIEQLEKEQVAVVAAKRAVPEFAPGDTVIVNVKVVEGDRSRVQAYEGVVIARSGGGLNENFTVRKISYGEGVERVFPVYSPLIDSIKVVRRGHVRRAKLYYLRGRTGKSARIAEKQRAMVPTTSDAVPATEASEADKA, from the coding sequence ATGAATATCATCGAACAGCTCGAAAAAGAGCAAGTAGCGGTGGTGGCTGCGAAGCGCGCCGTTCCCGAATTTGCCCCCGGCGACACGGTCATCGTGAATGTGAAGGTCGTCGAAGGCGACCGCAGCCGCGTGCAGGCCTATGAAGGCGTGGTGATCGCGCGTTCGGGCGGCGGCCTGAACGAGAACTTCACGGTTCGCAAGATTTCCTATGGCGAAGGCGTGGAGCGCGTCTTCCCGGTCTATTCGCCGCTGATCGACTCGATCAAGGTGGTGCGCCGCGGCCATGTGCGCCGCGCCAAGCTCTATTACCTGCGTGGCCGCACCGGCAAGTCGGCGCGTATCGCCGAGAAGCAGCGCGCCATGGTGCCGACCACTTCGGATGCCGTTCCGGCGACCGAAGCGAGCGAAGCCGACAAGGCATAA
- a CDS encoding amidohydrolase family protein, with the protein MTSDLIVRNATLPDGRTGQSILCRNGRIAEIGTVPAIAGAREIDALGYLVSPPFVDAHFHMDATLSLGQPRLNRSGTLLEGIALWGELKPLLTHEAVIERALRYCDLAVSQGLLAIRTHVDVCDDRLLCVEALLDVRKKIAPYIDLQIVAFPQDGYYRSPTAAKNLERALDMGVDVVGGIPHFERTMADGAESLKALCEIAAKRGLLVDIHCDETDDPMSRHVEALAYETQRLGLHGRVVGSHLTSMHSMDNYYVSKLMALMVEAQLHATPNPLINITIQGRHDTYPKRRGMTRVPELRQAGINVSFGQDCMLDPWYSLGQGDMLEAAHMGVHVAQMTSREGMRWCFDAVTVNPAKAMHLDGYGLEKGCHADMVVLQAGDPIEAIRLKPQRLFVVKRGEVIAEAPLRVTALHLDGRPKAVNGADYAPQAQG; encoded by the coding sequence ATGACCAGTGATCTGATCGTCAGAAACGCGACCCTGCCCGATGGCCGGACGGGGCAGAGCATATTGTGCCGCAACGGCCGTATCGCCGAGATCGGCACGGTGCCGGCGATCGCCGGCGCCCGCGAGATCGACGCCTTGGGCTATCTCGTCTCGCCGCCCTTCGTCGATGCGCATTTCCACATGGATGCGACCCTCTCGCTTGGCCAGCCGCGGCTCAACCGCTCAGGCACGCTGCTCGAAGGCATCGCGCTGTGGGGCGAGCTCAAGCCGCTCCTCACCCATGAGGCCGTCATCGAGCGGGCGCTGCGCTATTGCGACCTCGCGGTGTCACAGGGGCTGCTCGCCATCCGCACCCATGTCGATGTATGCGACGACCGCTTGCTCTGTGTCGAGGCGCTGCTCGATGTGCGCAAGAAGATCGCACCCTATATCGATCTGCAGATCGTCGCCTTCCCGCAGGACGGCTATTACCGCTCGCCCACAGCGGCAAAAAATCTCGAGCGCGCTCTCGATATGGGTGTCGATGTGGTGGGCGGGATTCCGCATTTCGAGCGCACCATGGCGGATGGTGCCGAGAGCCTCAAAGCCTTGTGTGAGATCGCGGCGAAGCGCGGCCTCCTGGTCGATATCCATTGCGACGAGACGGATGATCCGATGTCGCGCCATGTCGAGGCTCTCGCCTATGAAACGCAAAGGCTCGGTCTCCATGGCCGGGTAGTCGGATCGCATCTCACCTCCATGCATTCGATGGACAATTATTACGTGTCGAAGCTGATGGCGCTGATGGTGGAGGCGCAGCTTCATGCGACGCCCAATCCGCTCATCAACATCACAATTCAAGGCCGGCACGACACCTACCCCAAGCGGCGCGGCATGACGCGAGTGCCGGAACTGCGCCAGGCCGGCATCAATGTCTCTTTCGGCCAAGATTGCATGCTCGACCCCTGGTATTCGCTGGGCCAGGGCGACATGCTGGAGGCGGCCCATATGGGCGTGCATGTGGCGCAGATGACGAGCCGCGAAGGCATGCGTTGGTGCTTCGATGCGGTGACGGTAAATCCCGCCAAGGCGATGCATCTCGATGGCTATGGCCTGGAGAAGGGATGTCATGCCGACATGGTGGTGCTGCAGGCCGGGGATCCGATCGAGGCGATCAGGCTCAAGCCGCAGCGGCTCTTCGTCGTCAAGCGCGGCGAGGTGATCGCCGAGGCGCCGCTCAGAGTGACGGCGCTCCATCTCGACGGGCGGCCGAAAGCGGTGAACGGCGCCGATTACGCGCCGCAAGCACAAGGCTAG